The genomic interval AGTTCTTGCACTGGCTGGCAGGTGACACCGATGTACTCCCCATGCGGCCGAACCCCGCCCAGGACGGCGGGCAAGTCAGGGGCGATGCGGACGCTTCCGGTCGAAGGTCATGACCCTGCTGCGCCGGAGAACCATGCGTCTCGGACGATGGCCTCGATATCGGAATGCCTTGGCTTCCAGTTCAATTCGGACGCAGCCTTTGAAACGTCGCTGACCAGCCTGGGCGGTTCCACGACTGGAGGGCGCGGATCCACCGAAACACGTTGCCCAGTAACCTTTTCCACTGTCGCGATCACCTCCGACACGCTGGTGCCCGATCCGCTGCCGATGTTGTAGGTGTCCGAGCGTCCGAGATCGGGAACACGTCCGACGCCGGCGACGAATGCCTCAGCCGCATCGGTGATGTGCAGATAGTCCCTGACCGTGGAACCATCGCCGTTCACCGCCAGGACCGAAGTTCCGACTGCGGCGGCGAGGGCGCGGGGAATCAAACGGGTCGGATCTCGATCAGTACCGCCGGCTACGTTGAGCATCCGGATGATCACTGCTGCAAGATTGCGGCCCATGCATTGGGATTCGATCGCCAGCTCGGCGGCGAGTTTGCTGGCCGCATACGGGTGCGGTGGTGCTGGCGGCAGATCCTCGGTCATCGGTTGGCGGTCCGGTGTGCCGTAGATAGAGCCAGTGGAGGCGAAAACGATCCGCTGGACCCCGGCTGCTTGCATCGCCTCGAGCAGCGCGATCGTGCCACCGGTATTCACCCGGAAATAGCGCAGCGGCTCGGTCAT from Nocardia higoensis carries:
- a CDS encoding NAD-dependent epimerase/dehydratase family protein; the protein is MRVLVTGANGYVGRAVVASLRTHGYEPIAMVRSESAGFDGAESVRVADLLDARSLQDAVRDVDAVCHLAGLTRARESMTEPLRYFRVNTGGTIALLEAMQAAGVQRIVFASTGSIYGTPDRQPMTEDLPPAPPHPYAASKLAAELAIESQCMGRNLAAVIIRMLNVAGGTDRDPTRLIPRALAAAVGTSVLAVNGDGSTVRDYLHITDAAEAFVAGVGRVPDLGRSDTYNIGSGSGTSVSEVIATVEKVTGQRVSVDPRPPVVEPPRLVSDVSKAASELNWKPRHSDIEAIVRDAWFSGAAGS